The sequence TTTGTCGCCCGGACCGACTCTTGTTTGCATGGCATAGTTATGTTTTTCTGCCAACCATTCTGATTGTTGCATGATtaatctaccatcccattcagttctCTTGATCGTTGCTTTGGAAGCGTAGATTGTGGAAAGAATAGACAAGTTTGACTTATCTTCCGCCTTTATTGCATTTAGAATCTTAAGGGGCCTACATCGCTTCATTTGCCGAACCTtttccatttgatgtggtttcaatCGGGCATATGTTGGGTGCCCTAAAAGAGTACTAGGTGAAGGATGGTTGTGACGACCATCCGGAATACTATACATCCACCATAGTAGAGTTTCGGGATGCCTTTTGAAAACAATCCTGAAAGGGCATTTTATCTTCTTCGACGAAGTTTTGTAGACCCTCGTCGTCTTCTTCACATACTTGTAGTTCTTCCCTTTGTGACTTTCTTCCTTATCCCCCGATCTCTCGCATACCATCTCCATTTGCTTACAATCAACGTGTTTGCTTTGAAAAATTACGCACATATTCTCTTTTGCCTTGGAAATAATCCATTCCTTGACCTCATCCtttgttttccacgtctacattaaacaaataacacgttcattataaaacactaattaaacaatcTTCGTATGGATATACATTGACTCAAACAATAAAAAACGTACCAAATCGGTCATATATGCTTTGGAGGTATCCGGGCCGACAGTGTCGAGGGGTTCAGGTTGAGAGCTCACCCGTACAACCAACtacaaaaaaagaacaacaaatcagtATAGGGTCGTCACTCtgtaagatgttaatatgatgaCCCAGACAGTCGTCAGCATAATTTACAGGTGAACGACTCCTTAAGTCGTCACCCAGATTTTCTGGAGACCAACGACCCTTTTCTCGATGTATGACGACTCTTTTTTATAAAGTGACGACTCTACATtgatagatataaccaactctgcCCAGTTTTCACCTTGAATCGTCACCATGTATACATATAAAATAACGACTCTACGAGTCGTTCTCTGGTACATATGAAGAGTCGTTTGGTTTTAATATTTACGGATTAACGATTCATGTTAGTGgttgcatttatttttgaatttaactCAACCAAATGTGGTTGAGGCAGTTTGGTCGCTCCATTCTATATATAGAGGCCCATATCTCACCTAttccatatcaaaaccctaattataaacctcctcttctccttctcatttaattaccatttaagagcaaaaaaaaagagaaacatcatgactccattcactaatgaagagaattgtgccattacaagagcttggaaaacagtcactaaccactttgaaagtctaaacaaagacattgatgaaacatcggatgcttggtggaaccgcgtattcatcgtttttgtggcgttggacggaaattgcaactcaaggtctttgaaacaagtcaaggaacgcttccataagatacaattcgagtgtgatgttttgaaaagagaacttaaggctgttagggaagcctttccggatatgctgagtgttgtaagagtaagtatttgaacaagaggtaaaacttataaaaagctttgatcgatactaactaagtatatttgcattttcagttggggaaggcgtatctctattatgaggagcttcgtggggaaaagtttgagctccacgattgctactttatcttggaagaCACTAGATATAACTAAATTATATATGATTAAGTGTATAAGTGCACCTTTATTATCTATTgcatttcatttccttcaatgcaacgctatgcgagatgtatgccttttacgattcaatgaaatgattctatgaaatcaaaaattatgagaatctagtgcaagggtcgttattttatataactaataaaactaacgactctaaaagaaattagtaattgatagctaggatcgtcatttcatatgactacatgtatgacgaccctaagtgttactttttccagagagttttggttttagagtcgtcaatgtgtaaacaaaacaacaaaacgactctaagtgacctagttaaaaagggtcgtcaatgtttagcacactatcctaacgatttttcataacctggaaaagttgcaggtttaagTCGTTATTGGTAGTGTCAATATACTGACGACCTCAGAGAGTCGTTTGGATATACACCCCCCGACTATGACGACCCTTTCTTtgagttgttccatagtgtggatgattcgaccacttggagcaccattccgacaatttgaagagtataggaagtttacctgatcgttttggccttggggttcctcattttgagtgttggttccttcatcttgagcaatgggatcttcattccaaccattgttcatgcattcctctatcaacatctcctcatcaaacatccaacccatatcattagttgagacaatcttaccatcaacacaatcattgttgttatttgaagcttcaccaatctcattccctccacttgaatcacccatttgtaaaaaccctaggtttttctcTCAaaaatcctcctcttcttctcaacacataaaacacattttccataatttttttcctaaaatcagattttaatctaaatacacttatcacactaatcaaactaattaattccTAATACTAATCATATAAGGGCAGTTTTCCCATttacaaaatatttttttaaggggtgacccaaattaggattgggtgaccttttttgtcccatAATGCATGGTCCCCAATTGAAACTTAtggccccaattaaactaggaatGTATAAGATGCAATAATGTATGGAAGTCAAGTATGACACATATGTCTTTGTTACATGGTAACCGGGTGCATGATATTTCCACTTAAGCTTCATTCGTAGTAGAGTTTTTATCTCGATCAAGTTCACGTGTACATACGATGTACCAACAACTCACTGAAATACTTTTTCTATGTAATAGTTCTGAATTTGTAGTTTTTGAAACGACTATGCCTTCTGAACTTTCTTTATCCATGGTTTTAATTTGTACTCCCCCGTCCATAATAAGATGACCTAGTTatagtttgcacaaattttaaggcaaggaggaaaattgagtatatttaactattttttacagttatacccttatggacaataattagtaaaatttagaaacgatttatctcttaaactataccacggttttttataaactttataccattgaaaagcattttaaaacacctacgcaacgaatataaacatgactatcaaattatacgtatttcttatagaaaaaataatcaattaaaagggtagttttagaaatatcccttgattagtgaaataggtcatctatttacgggacaaaatttaaaaccaagtaggtcatcttattagggacggagggagtatgaaaGAAGAAAAGATAGGTGAAGGTAGAGGTTGGTGGAGAAGAAAAAATAGTTTATTTTTTAATaattagataaagagtattacattaactagttggaagcctaacaagttaagctccaacaacgtactactgcattaattgaacaggttgtcgtgctagcctaccagcgagtctcatgggtaacctagccaagagagccgaagcggatggtggctgagattgtgtcacaaggaacGCAAGCTAACTCtatcttccatgttaattcctgcaatattacgccattgggggatcgaacctgggacctcctggagcgcatgaaactttgaGAAACGGGAATGACCAACTGAGTTAGGTGCCCGTGCTTTTAACTTGCATTTTTTTCTTAGCTATTGGGTGGTTTTATCGTTGAGTATAAATAAAAAGTCATGGGGGAGCATTTAGGATATTTGTATATGAGTGGTAAATATGATTTTTGAGGGTTACAATTTATGTGAGTGGAAAGTAGGAAAAGTGtgggtggtaaataggaaaaacttatatttttcttcttccacaTTTTAGAAACTCAAAAACATCAGGTCAATTGAATTGtataaaattgttttttttttcaccaAAAATTCATGATGGAAAATGAGTATACATGGACTACGAGGCATACACACATATGAAATATAGTCACTGTAGAGACTAATTTGCTTCATCAAATTCTGTTAGTTAGACTCTTAATTAAGTAACTTCAATCATTAATGAATTAGATTAGCCTCTTTTGTTAACACAACGAAGTTGATTAAAGTAGGAAAACATCTCTCGCAGGATGCTAGAAAGTAAACAATTCTTGGACTACAAGGTAGCTTGCAGCAATGTCTGGGCGATTATTATAGCATGACTTACTTACGACGAAACTATATGGGTGGCCGAAaatttaaacacaaaattggtcaaaaagatcaAAACACAAAATTCCTGGGTCATATAGATTCTTAacttttgatattgtttatatagccaaaaatcagaaatattctgTTTATATAGTCAATTTGGATATTTGGCccaggaaaattaaaaaaaaaatgtctcttacCTAATATACCCCCTAACCTTTTAAACCCTTCTTTTcaaagagaatttatttctcttCCCTTCCCGCAGAGCTCTGCAGAACCTCCTCTTCCCTTCCCGCAGACCTCTGCAGAAATCGGCAATTCAGAGctcgttttttttcttcagatctcgtttatcaatcatgatgattAGCGATTGTTTAATACGTTTGTAAAATCCAAGTTTCATCTAATCGAAGTTTCATCAATTGGAGTTTCATCTAATCGAAGTTTCTGAGTTGGTTTTGAAGCAATTGAAGTTTCTATAATAGCGTCGAATCGGTAAGTTTCAATTTGTCGAATTGAAGTTTCTCTGTCGATTTTGAAGCAATTTTTAGTTGTTGATGattaatttttgttaatttttgattttagttgttgattttgaaTATCCAGGGTTTAGTTGATTATGTGACTGGTAAATTTTTCAATTTGTCCATTATTTGGGTTTGTCTCGAAtcatgttttctagggtttagtaaTCTGATTTTCAATGCAATATACACAGATGTGAAGTTTGTGTGTTCAATTGTGATGTGAACTGAATTAGTATGTACTGCTGCTAATTTGTTTACATATTATCAATTGAATACATCCAGATTCAGAAGATTTGTTTTTATATATTCCTTTTGAAGATGGATCGTCATTTCTCTGTGTGGTTATCCGGGGTACCGATGCGTGTCCATACCAAGTTACTACGAAGTCAacagttgatgagttgaaggcgCATGTCTGTTTTTATTAGAATAGAATTTTACCGGACTCAATTAAGTTTGTATTTGACTATGAGGGGAGAAGCAATGTTGTTGACAGTGATGTGAATCTCTGTTCTTTCTTGTCATTGTGTATTGTTAACCAGTTGTCTTTCTTGGAGATTCGTTTATTTGAACGTGTTCCTCTTCGTGCTCCTGATTTTGTTCGTGAACCTACTACgagcgagtttcgtttagcaccagaccctagtagagatcagttggttaatccttgtcatcttccgagcagcaATAGAATGAGCGAGTTTTGTTTAGAACCAGACCCTAgcagagctcagttggttaatacttgtcatcttccgagcagcagtagaatgagcgagtttcgtttagcaccagaccGTAGCAGAGCTCAGatggttaatccttgtcatcttccgagcagcagtagaatgagcgagtttcgtttagcaccagaccctagcagagcttagttggttaatccttgtcatcttccgagcagcagtagaatgagcgagtttcgtttagtaccagaccctagcagagctcagttggttaatccttgtcatcttccgagcagcagtaaAGTTACTCCTACACCTACAATGACGGAGTTGCTTTTAGCTCATTCACCTATTCCTTCCTCTCAAGAGCTTGTTTCTTTTCAAGAAAGCtagggatattgttagagaactcAAAAGTGATTATGGGTTGGAAGTGAGCTACGATCAGGCGCATGCCGGGAAATAATTATGTTTCAAGGAATTGTATGGCGAGGACATTAAATCATACACTGACTTGAGATGGTGGTGTGAAGCCGTGAAGAAACACGATCCAGGTAGTAGGGCTGATTTAGTTGTTGAAGGTGGCAAGTTTAAGAGTTTGTTCTTATCCTTCGATGCTTGCATCTCTGGTTTCGAATATTGTCGCCCGGTACTGTTCTTGGATGCAACTTTCCTAACTGGAAAATTTAGGGGTTGTCTTATGGCGGCTACCGGGAAGAATGAGAATAATGGTAcgtcttcttttatttttgatgtcATAAAATTTTTTTATGTCAGATTATCactggatgaaaccggtttcatccttaACTGGTGAAGTCAGACTAgagaatgaaactagtttcattctgTACAATAGCAGTTTCAGTCAGTTtgatatgattttttctttttgtgtttgttttgtttcTGTAGGAATATTTCCTCTGGCATATGGTATTGTATCAGCTGAAACTGTTGAGAATTGGCATTGgttcttgaagaaactagaatctatCTTGGGTCCTCGTGTAGTAACTTTTATTTCGGATCGCCATGAGGGTTTGATCCAAGGGATTCGTGATGTTTCCCAACTTTCTATCATGCTTGGTGTTACCAGCATTTGAAGAATAATGTCCGCAGTAAGACCAACAAGAAAAAGGGAGAGCATTTTGCTGCGATGGGTTTGTTCAAAGAATGTTTCTATTCATCGACTCATGAAGGCTTTGATCAGGGTATGCAAAAGTTGAAGGATATGGGATGTGATGGTCTTCACAAATTCTTGAGTGAGATTCCAGTGGAATGTTGGTCCAATGCACATTGTCTGGGCTGTCGTTACGGCGACATGTGTTCAAACATTGCAGAGTCCTTCAACTcttggatcaaggaagcaaaaggtATGCCTATTGCAACACTTGTTAACTGGATCAGGCTTAAAATTATGGAACAGATGAGTACAAGGAAGAGGAAGGGGGCGACGTATAAAGGATTCATTTGTCCCATGCTAGAGAAAAAAGTGTTGGCTTCCATTCGTGCTGGTGTCCAGTGGAGAATAACCAAGTCTGTTGACATGGAGTGGGAAGTTTTTGATGGAAAGCACACGCATGCTGTTAATATTGCGAGGTTTCAGTGCAGCTGTAGGGTTTGGTTTATTGTGCAGTTCCCTTGTGATCACGCTATTGCGTGTATGCATTCAAACAACATCAACGTTTACGAGTACATTAATCCGTATTTCAGCATTTATAGCTTCTGTGCTTCGTATGATCGTCCTATCAAGCCCATTCCTGATTACGACAATCCTATTGATGTTGCTACTGGAGATCTCGTGAACCCACCAACTGTCGtaggaaaaaaacatggtaggCCGAAGAAGAAGCGGATTCCTAACACAAGTAGTGCAAGTTTCAAGAGACCAATTACGTGTGGTAACTGCCATACTCAGGCACATCATAACAAGACGACGTGACCTCATCCTCCTGCGAAAAAGCAACGTTAAGTACCTGCTTAAGAACATCTCCAGCCTtcatttcttttgtgcatcttTTTACCATGATATCTTTTATTAGCTTTTTACCATGATATCTTTATTAGTTTATTCTTCTCTGCAGCCTCTTGTTGCACATTTAAGATTCATTTACCTTGAATTATATTTTCACAACTAGTATTTACCTTGGATTGTtttttttgttcataaaaatatatcttatggaattattttttcaagtatttctcttcatttttaTAGTATATATCTTTTAGTCTTATGTTGATTGTTTAATTGTACATTCCCTTCAGTTTTTCACTGTAAAATTTGAATGTTTGCGAAGATTCAAATTTAATTgtacaggatgtaaccagtttcatcctgcctattctggaaaaaatgatatttttggccaggatgaaactggatttcatCCATCACATATGGACagaaaaactattttttgtcaaccTGCACACTCTGAAAACAGTTTTTATACAGGCtttgatgtaaccagtttcatccaagcctggttacaatctaacaaaaaaattgaagttttatacaggctaggatgtaaccagtttcatccaacccTGGTTACATTTTCAACCTGCAAATTTAATCATTTCTGGCTAACATATTCAAACACAACCATCATGAAATTGAAGTATAGGCATTTTCAGTAAAAGAGTTCATATTTTAATTAAGACGAATCCACGGATCACAACTGTATGCGAAGACAtagttcaacaaaaaaaaagtactacCAAATGaactacattaataaaaaatttctaaACAACCTAAACACATCAAACTTTCCAACAACTATTCTCATCAATTAGGATTTCATATGCCAGATTGATTCGTCTTGTGCCCATCTCCTCTCCAATAGTATCTTTGCCTTCAAAGGAGTAACCGTCTGTCATTTCCCATTCCATGTAGTAGATAACATACATCATCGAATCATCACTGCAAGACAAATGAATATGCAATGTCAGTTTAACGATCTGGAAAAAAAAGTGTAATGTCGGTTCAAACTTCGTTTCAGTTTGTATGTTATAATCTCAGTTCAAAGAGTTAACGACCTAC comes from Papaver somniferum cultivar HN1 chromosome 7, ASM357369v1, whole genome shotgun sequence and encodes:
- the LOC113294775 gene encoding uncharacterized protein LOC113294775, with the translated sequence MAATGKNENNGIFPLAYGIVSAETVENWHWFLKKLESILGPRVHLKNNVRSKTNKKKGEHFAAMGLFKECFYSSTHEGFDQGMQKLKDMGCDGLHKFLSEIPVECWSNAHCLGCRYGDMCSNIAESFNSWIKEAKGMPIATLVNWIRLKIMEQMSTRKRKGATYKGFICPMLEKKVLASIRAGVQWRITKSVDMEWEVFDGKHTHAVNIARFQCSCRVWFIVQFPCDHAIACMHSNNINVYEYINPYFSIYSFCASYDRPIKPIPDYDNPIDVATGDLVNPPTVVGKKHGRPKKKRIPNTSSASFKRPITCGNCHTQAHHNKTT